A region from the Desulfomarina profundi genome encodes:
- a CDS encoding RNA polymerase sigma factor: MNSENDQELVKRILDGETHVFSILVRRYERPVYNMMFRYCRDRQEAADLTQDVFLRTYERLDSFDRRRKFFSWLYTLAINRARDWHRRSRRIRSGLNELQWSIPDVENSSRQEKKFLEKEEAAALYSALETLPDETRELVLMRYQYDLSIRELSTIFGLSESAVKMRIARALQKLRGEFAEERNEV; encoded by the coding sequence ATGAATAGTGAGAACGACCAGGAACTTGTAAAGAGAATCCTTGATGGAGAAACCCATGTTTTCAGCATTCTTGTCAGGCGATATGAAAGACCGGTCTACAACATGATGTTCAGGTACTGCCGCGATCGGCAGGAGGCAGCAGACCTGACCCAGGATGTCTTTTTGCGTACTTATGAACGGCTGGACAGTTTTGATCGGAGAAGAAAATTTTTTTCATGGCTTTACACCCTTGCAATCAACAGGGCAAGAGACTGGCATCGCAGGAGCAGAAGAATACGCAGTGGGCTCAATGAACTGCAGTGGAGTATCCCGGATGTTGAAAACAGCTCGCGTCAGGAAAAGAAATTCCTTGAGAAAGAGGAGGCAGCGGCACTCTACAGTGCTCTTGAAACACTACCTGATGAAACGCGGGAACTGGTTTTGATGCGCTATCAATATGACCTGTCAATTCGTGAACTTTCCACGATTTTCGGGTTGTCGGAAAGTGCTGTAAAGATGAGAATTGCCAGAGCGTTGCAGAAATTGAGAGGAGAATTTGCGGAGGAAAGAAATGAAGTATGA
- a CDS encoding tetratricopeptide repeat protein, with the protein MKYEQQAQLEEALRNLPEQLPPEDLHDRIMDKLIEEKGKSWFAGIIESSAALFKVSFSPLSAALVGICLILAFYGGFKIGQTDGNVKSANVRLLPVPAKMNSEAYLYLARSLLAAGEPQKALGALRRAGVMRSTPEYRYWQGMVYYALGNLEKERESYQQLLQQRPDYLPARLNLAHNYLENRQLEKAEELYAQVLRIDPRQERARYNHAFVLHLQGRVDEEIRAWKDFLFHFRKGSLALQAVRHLHERGDYTWRVYRIGYRAVILNQENLLGEDMAKKEREIDYLFRQLGGQSLAELNIVVFFRGDDAQAKKISLDIKTMLTARLSTGNGKEIVRGSWFGEPEVVKKGDGSTLQLPKGILIFGVLQHQEKREERV; encoded by the coding sequence ATGAAGTATGAACAGCAGGCCCAACTTGAAGAGGCATTAAGAAATCTGCCGGAACAGCTTCCCCCGGAAGACCTGCATGACAGAATTATGGACAAACTGATTGAGGAAAAAGGAAAATCCTGGTTTGCCGGAATTATTGAAAGCAGTGCGGCTTTGTTTAAAGTTTCTTTTTCTCCTCTTTCTGCGGCTCTTGTCGGGATCTGCCTTATTCTTGCATTCTATGGTGGTTTTAAAATCGGTCAAACGGATGGGAATGTAAAAAGTGCCAATGTCCGACTATTACCCGTTCCAGCGAAAATGAACAGTGAAGCCTATCTCTATCTTGCCAGGAGTCTTCTTGCTGCCGGGGAACCTCAGAAAGCCCTTGGCGCCCTCCGGCGTGCCGGTGTCATGCGTTCAACACCTGAATACAGATATTGGCAGGGGATGGTGTATTACGCCCTGGGGAATCTTGAGAAGGAGCGGGAAAGCTATCAGCAGCTTCTCCAGCAAAGGCCAGATTATCTGCCTGCCAGATTGAATCTTGCCCATAATTATCTTGAGAACCGGCAACTGGAAAAGGCGGAAGAACTGTATGCGCAGGTTCTGCGTATTGATCCCCGGCAGGAGAGAGCACGTTATAATCATGCCTTTGTGCTTCACCTGCAGGGCAGGGTGGATGAGGAGATCAGGGCCTGGAAAGATTTCCTGTTTCATTTCAGAAAAGGCAGCCTGGCGCTTCAGGCCGTGCGCCATCTACATGAGCGGGGTGATTATACGTGGCGTGTTTACAGAATTGGATACAGGGCGGTTATTCTCAACCAGGAGAACCTGCTGGGTGAAGATATGGCGAAAAAAGAGAGGGAAATTGACTATCTTTTTCGTCAGCTTGGTGGTCAATCCCTTGCCGAACTGAATATCGTAGTTTTCTTCCGGGGTGATGATGCACAGGCAAAAAAGATCTCTCTGGATATCAAGACAATGCTCACTGCCCGGTTATCCACAGGAAACGGGAAAGAGATTGTCAGAGGAAGCTGGTTCGGAGAGCCTGAAGTGGTGAAAAAAGGGGATGGTTCAACACTTCAACTGCCAAAAGGAATATTGATCTTTGGAGTTTTGCAACATCAGGAAAAAAGGGAGGAAAGAGTATGA
- a CDS encoding LEPR-XLL domain-containing protein — translation MEQKRKKNLLLEQLEERIFLDANPMAAVVDPVDPVDHLIDPVIEPVSGMATSPGQQEDISAAEPHEKIDPGEQVETVVAVEYQQTAAANEPQENNGQETAHSGAKGEVSQGEAPGESEGINSIDLENTTSTTVSGKIIFRSRAAPKVR, via the coding sequence ATGGAACAGAAACGTAAAAAAAATTTGCTTCTGGAACAGCTGGAAGAGAGGATTTTCCTGGATGCCAATCCCATGGCCGCTGTTGTTGACCCAGTTGATCCTGTCGACCATCTGATTGATCCAGTGATTGAGCCGGTCTCGGGAATGGCGACTTCTCCAGGGCAGCAGGAAGACATTTCTGCTGCAGAACCGCATGAAAAAATCGATCCTGGTGAGCAGGTTGAAACAGTGGTCGCTGTGGAGTATCAGCAAACAGCTGCTGCAAATGAACCGCAGGAAAATAATGGACAGGAAACTGCACATTCCGGTGCAAAGGGAGAGGTGTCGCAGGGAGAAGCACCTGGAGAATCCGAGGGGATCAATAGCATTGATTTGGAAAATACCACCTCCACGACTGTTTCGGGGAAAATCATATTCAGGAGCAGAGCGGCACCGAAGGTCCGGTGA
- a CDS encoding SdrD B-like domain-containing protein has translation MNVVVDQDAVDPMIGEDFTFTVSFDNTAGEDVFGPYIDVLLDGGQDGNDAVTDDGISFQGATYSTATVESSVITVTQTDVGNGLIHPWAKDSNGDALVIHSVNGQSIREGDQFVSLRLPFGSFTTDQPSIDVEITAHMGVNADVDVDLDVNVSTGALYGKDPLDNPQKPDPTLTGIETSSLSFKPEVIQYRKDIEVTNVGADCQQAHDPDYDDTRQWADNSARLFEKNHQEIPTGPNFPATYVATIDVANGQTVTGLTLTEHLPDNIVYTGIASVEVGGVAAGYSTTLNGNDLIITLDNDVAGTAGTDDVVIKYNFYIPEQTTGGAAVIDPLSGDLTHITNNGAVGYNWDPAAGGQGDPNDTAVVGGTVNPEVNAEGHFSSNPDIDDISHAQSIALQKDHSPSQADYAPGDTLDYTLDFQLSDYFSFGDHDPADTSYAFRIDDVVADGLAMHEDGSGNFTATIDIWENGNTYSEILTATGSAGDKMWFTTGTTDDPSDVVIHYNLQKILAGMGLAGGILNGDLVDGVQQEATHGRISYQADIEQHYETEDASDTDVDQGDIIDGGATITGEVYDNANAAFTGQSEEDQSCDSLSISTGAVSKDIYSVLHGGAYDYSPGGSTHISPGDTVTYLLRYSMPLSSIEDFELTDYLPLPIFDIDASGWSFNNTVYDGTNGAPGVGEWAYTDNDTFHSLTGVPDPTVAVNGAQNSISFDWTSYHNQSGAADNNSVIEIVFSVATSDKPFANGLSLTNQVQATEQGTPLEDHTTDAIIQVVLDEPDLTIAKTAVPVSGVDAGDPVTFTVQVDNTGASAAFDTIIKDTLPSGFDQNTTSFTVERDGTALVAGTDFNWVGGGLDSDMATTADNFFADPGADGIYGTADDGSNGGIELIDVGGTGALGVGQSLVITYTLVASDTVQPGQTMTNTATITNFAGAEGADDHTSEDLSDTAMVTTTEPLVVKAVTGTGETSTQGNNVVIGETVEYSVTITLPEGESHDFQLEDYLDNGLALVSIDSITNPDGNLVSSYGSWDSIRTSHASVTNSGTRFSLDFGNITNSDRDNGSNEQIVITYTAVVLNVSGNQQDTHLDNRARVSWDDPDNTGSTARTSWVDSPDVIVQEPDLQIVKEVWDPSSGSWVDADDVASSVHYDQGDSIDYRFTVEHSGSSHEDAFDAVFSDTLPADIDWSGASVTIVSDSAGLNGSTVSLAGNTLSAAWDDILSGETTVFTVTGGLLQTASAGQVITNTGNLTWESVDSNRLPGNPISQYNTNSFERTGDPNDPGGSANDYSDSDAAVINVTGSIDKIDPSPSSYTIGDTVSYTINVTVPDGTTGDLIVKDTLPVGLSYISGSGVVVAGTFDGTLDTTPTITQSGNDLLFGFGDVNATDTGANDNTFTITFDALVTNIAANSSGSSLTNQVSMSFTDPANPAGSSLTIEDPTDPTVHVTEPRITTTKQVEDVDGGAGDSQADNLQDVMRYTARFTNTGTSTAYEVSALDTLPPGLGNLTLESAVYHNTGAGTDTDISASTSGVDNGNDTISFASTDGDSWDVAVGDYIEVKYTVEVLGAWFVSGNHTNSIDADWSSRDGTDPAERIYDDTAARNPGLSQDGTQDTATATFTVPRGDANLGDRVWFDADADRSQDVGETGIGGVHVITTVDVGGTLYTATAITDVNGEYNFTHLQGAPYTVTVDSSTLPAGMVQTFDYEWNSPVGDGLNHTAQYTLANNETFTGVDFGYTGIGSIGDFVWYDTNQDGVQNESGMGINGASVTLRGDLDGDGIYEYSATTTTADDSSGNPGYYIFEHLPFVNYTVTVDSMPNNLTHETYDLDGTGTLDTTVVSEAAIAAVTDVTNADFGYVGTGSIGNRIWEDTNADGVQDGGEPGLGGVTVTLSGVDLNNDGTSDTLTTVTAADGSYSFAGLPPGDYTVTVDSTSMSSDYIQSGDPDAIKDNSSSHVLSLGENYTEMNFGYTKTGSIGDTVWFDADGNGVQNGSEPGFSGVKVTLVGDVDLDGTPDTLTTYTDADGHYLFNTLPVGNYSITVDTATLPGGIRQTFDNDGLATADTTSVTLGYDEDNQITDFGYTGTGSIGDQLWIDQNQNGRMDSGELPLAGVKICIGIDLDGDGRPDYTETTVTNGAGNYIFDNLPAGAHTICVDPSTLPAGVQQVFDPDGRLDNGTTVNLRAGEHNRSTDFGYISSTELNNSLPGEGVISTGLLSDPLLFFQASGGRMGKRSFPSRQSLLSGPHRFYRYLRFTADMPSPGQLCHSFYMI, from the coding sequence ATGAATGTTGTGGTGGATCAGGATGCAGTGGATCCGATGATTGGTGAGGATTTTACTTTCACTGTATCATTTGATAACACTGCAGGAGAAGATGTTTTTGGTCCATATATCGACGTATTGCTTGATGGTGGACAGGATGGAAACGATGCGGTGACAGACGATGGCATTTCTTTTCAGGGTGCCACGTACTCCACAGCAACTGTTGAGTCTTCAGTTATTACTGTAACCCAGACCGATGTCGGAAATGGATTAATCCACCCGTGGGCAAAAGACAGTAACGGTGATGCGCTTGTTATTCATTCCGTTAATGGTCAGTCTATCAGGGAGGGGGATCAATTTGTCAGTTTGCGTTTGCCTTTTGGTTCGTTTACAACCGATCAGCCTTCTATTGACGTGGAAATAACTGCTCATATGGGGGTGAATGCCGATGTCGATGTTGATCTGGATGTCAATGTTTCTACAGGAGCTTTGTATGGCAAAGACCCACTTGATAATCCCCAGAAACCGGATCCGACTCTGACTGGTATTGAAACTTCTTCTCTTTCATTTAAACCGGAGGTTATACAGTACAGAAAAGATATTGAGGTGACAAATGTCGGGGCAGATTGTCAGCAAGCACATGATCCCGACTATGATGATACCAGGCAATGGGCTGATAATTCAGCAAGACTGTTTGAAAAAAACCATCAGGAAATACCAACCGGACCGAATTTTCCAGCAACATATGTGGCAACAATCGATGTTGCTAATGGTCAGACCGTCACCGGGCTCACGCTGACTGAGCATCTTCCCGATAATATAGTCTATACGGGAATTGCCTCTGTTGAGGTTGGAGGTGTGGCCGCGGGATACAGTACGACCTTAAACGGAAATGATCTGATCATAACCCTGGACAATGACGTTGCCGGGACAGCTGGAACAGACGATGTTGTCATAAAATATAATTTTTATATACCAGAACAGACCACGGGAGGCGCTGCGGTAATTGATCCCTTATCTGGGGATCTGACTCATATAACAAATAACGGTGCGGTTGGATATAATTGGGATCCAGCAGCAGGGGGACAGGGAGACCCCAATGATACTGCAGTTGTGGGTGGTACCGTAAATCCTGAAGTGAATGCAGAGGGACATTTTTCCTCCAACCCTGATATTGATGATATTTCTCATGCCCAGTCCATAGCTCTTCAAAAAGATCACAGTCCGTCGCAGGCGGACTATGCACCAGGGGATACGCTTGACTACACGCTTGATTTCCAGCTTTCCGATTATTTCTCATTTGGTGACCATGATCCAGCAGATACCAGTTACGCCTTTCGTATTGATGATGTCGTGGCTGATGGTCTGGCCATGCATGAGGATGGCAGTGGTAATTTTACAGCGACCATAGATATCTGGGAAAACGGCAACACATATTCTGAAATTCTTACGGCAACAGGGAGTGCCGGAGATAAAATGTGGTTCACAACAGGGACGACTGATGACCCCAGTGATGTTGTCATTCACTATAATCTACAGAAAATTCTTGCGGGTATGGGGCTGGCCGGTGGTATTCTTAACGGAGACCTGGTTGATGGAGTTCAGCAGGAAGCAACCCATGGTCGTATAAGTTATCAGGCTGATATTGAGCAACATTACGAAACTGAAGATGCGAGTGATACTGATGTCGATCAGGGGGATATTATTGATGGCGGTGCCACTATAACCGGTGAAGTGTATGACAATGCGAACGCTGCCTTTACTGGCCAGAGTGAAGAAGATCAGTCCTGTGACAGCCTCAGCATTTCTACCGGAGCGGTGAGTAAGGATATTTATTCTGTTCTGCACGGTGGCGCTTATGATTACAGCCCGGGTGGTAGTACCCATATTTCTCCTGGTGATACGGTAACCTATCTTCTTCGTTACAGCATGCCTCTGTCAAGTATTGAGGATTTTGAGTTGACTGATTACCTGCCACTTCCCATTTTTGATATTGATGCAAGCGGATGGAGTTTTAACAATACCGTGTACGATGGTACAAACGGTGCTCCAGGTGTCGGGGAATGGGCATATACTGACAACGATACCTTTCATTCACTTACCGGTGTACCCGATCCCACCGTGGCGGTCAATGGAGCTCAGAATTCCATAAGCTTTGACTGGACGTCCTATCACAACCAGAGTGGTGCTGCAGACAATAACTCCGTTATAGAAATAGTCTTTTCTGTTGCAACCTCTGATAAACCGTTTGCCAACGGGCTTTCCCTGACCAACCAGGTACAGGCAACTGAGCAGGGAACACCCCTTGAAGACCACACGACTGACGCAATAATCCAGGTGGTTCTTGATGAACCGGATCTGACTATTGCTAAAACTGCTGTCCCTGTGTCAGGAGTCGATGCCGGTGATCCGGTTACCTTTACGGTTCAGGTTGACAATACAGGGGCTTCCGCTGCCTTTGATACAATAATAAAAGACACTCTGCCCTCCGGTTTTGATCAGAATACAACCTCGTTTACCGTGGAAAGGGATGGGACAGCGCTGGTGGCGGGGACTGATTTCAATTGGGTCGGGGGTGGTCTTGACAGCGATATGGCAACAACTGCAGATAATTTCTTTGCCGATCCCGGCGCGGATGGAATCTATGGTACCGCAGATGATGGGAGCAATGGAGGTATAGAGCTTATAGATGTTGGTGGAACAGGCGCACTTGGTGTGGGGCAGTCCCTGGTGATAACCTACACCCTGGTAGCCTCGGATACAGTTCAGCCTGGTCAAACAATGACCAATACAGCAACAATCACTAATTTTGCAGGTGCCGAAGGGGCCGATGATCATACCAGCGAGGATCTTTCGGATACGGCGATGGTTACGACAACCGAGCCTTTGGTCGTAAAGGCGGTAACCGGTACCGGTGAAACGTCTACACAGGGGAACAATGTTGTTATCGGTGAAACTGTTGAATACAGTGTCACTATAACTCTGCCGGAAGGCGAGTCACATGACTTTCAACTGGAGGACTATCTGGATAATGGGCTGGCCCTTGTTTCCATTGATTCCATAACGAATCCTGATGGTAATCTTGTCAGCAGTTATGGCAGTTGGGATTCCATCAGAACCTCTCATGCCAGTGTAACAAACAGTGGTACACGGTTTTCCCTGGATTTCGGCAATATTACTAATAGCGATCGTGACAATGGTTCTAATGAGCAAATCGTTATCACCTACACCGCAGTTGTTTTGAATGTATCTGGAAATCAACAGGATACACACCTCGATAACAGGGCCAGGGTAAGCTGGGATGATCCTGATAACACCGGGAGTACTGCTCGGACAAGTTGGGTGGATTCACCCGATGTAATTGTGCAGGAGCCGGATCTGCAGATTGTAAAAGAAGTTTGGGATCCATCGTCGGGGAGTTGGGTTGATGCTGACGATGTAGCCAGTTCAGTGCATTATGATCAGGGTGACAGCATTGACTATCGCTTTACTGTGGAGCACAGTGGATCAAGCCATGAAGATGCTTTTGATGCGGTTTTTTCAGATACTCTTCCTGCCGATATCGACTGGTCTGGCGCGAGTGTCACCATTGTTTCAGATAGTGCAGGTTTAAATGGCAGTACTGTTTCCCTGGCCGGTAATACTCTTTCGGCAGCCTGGGATGATATTCTCTCGGGGGAAACGACGGTTTTCACTGTAACCGGCGGTCTGCTGCAGACAGCTTCAGCCGGGCAGGTTATTACAAATACAGGAAACCTGACCTGGGAGAGTGTTGATTCTAATCGTCTGCCGGGCAATCCAATTTCACAATATAATACCAATTCTTTTGAGCGGACCGGAGATCCGAATGATCCCGGTGGTTCTGCCAATGATTACAGCGATTCGGATGCTGCTGTAATTAATGTTACCGGATCGATAGATAAGATTGACCCGTCTCCTTCTTCTTATACTATTGGCGATACTGTTTCCTATACAATTAACGTGACAGTTCCTGACGGAACAACAGGAGATCTCATTGTCAAAGATACGTTGCCGGTTGGCCTGAGTTACATCAGTGGCAGCGGCGTGGTTGTTGCAGGGACATTTGATGGTACTCTTGATACAACGCCGACGATCACACAGTCGGGTAACGATCTTCTTTTTGGCTTCGGTGATGTAAATGCAACGGATACCGGAGCCAATGACAATACTTTTACCATCACTTTTGATGCACTGGTGACAAATATTGCAGCCAACAGCTCCGGCAGCTCGCTCACTAACCAGGTATCCATGAGTTTTACAGATCCGGCAAATCCGGCCGGGTCTTCACTGACCATTGAAGATCCTACCGATCCCACAGTACATGTAACGGAACCCCGGATAACAACCACAAAACAGGTAGAAGACGTGGATGGTGGGGCAGGAGATAGTCAAGCCGATAATCTCCAGGATGTCATGCGCTATACCGCACGTTTCACCAATACCGGAACCTCCACTGCCTACGAGGTTTCGGCTCTGGATACCCTGCCTCCGGGATTGGGTAATTTAACGCTGGAAAGTGCAGTGTATCATAACACCGGTGCCGGAACGGACACGGATATATCTGCTTCGACCAGTGGTGTGGATAATGGTAATGATACCATCAGTTTTGCAAGTACTGACGGAGATTCCTGGGATGTGGCTGTCGGTGATTATATTGAGGTAAAGTATACGGTCGAGGTGCTGGGTGCATGGTTCGTCAGTGGTAATCACACCAACAGTATTGATGCTGACTGGTCCAGCAGGGACGGCACCGATCCCGCTGAAAGAATATATGATGATACAGCGGCTCGTAATCCGGGACTGTCTCAGGATGGTACGCAGGATACGGCAACGGCAACGTTCACTGTACCCAGAGGCGATGCCAATCTGGGGGATCGTGTCTGGTTTGATGCCGATGCAGACAGGTCGCAGGATGTGGGAGAGACAGGTATCGGTGGGGTTCATGTAATTACTACGGTGGATGTTGGTGGTACGCTTTACACGGCTACGGCCATAACAGATGTAAACGGAGAGTATAATTTTACTCATCTACAGGGTGCACCCTATACGGTTACTGTGGACTCTTCCACTCTCCCGGCAGGAATGGTTCAGACATTTGATTACGAGTGGAACAGTCCGGTTGGAGATGGTCTGAATCATACAGCACAGTATACTCTGGCCAATAATGAAACTTTTACCGGAGTTGATTTCGGTTATACCGGGATCGGGTCCATTGGTGATTTTGTCTGGTACGATACCAATCAGGATGGTGTTCAGAATGAAAGCGGAATGGGGATTAACGGTGCATCTGTAACCCTTCGTGGGGATTTGGATGGAGACGGCATATATGAATACAGTGCCACGACAACGACGGCAGACGACAGTTCGGGGAATCCTGGATATTATATCTTTGAACACCTGCCGTTTGTGAATTACACGGTTACAGTGGACAGTATGCCCAATAACCTGACCCATGAAACATACGATCTTGATGGTACCGGTACACTGGATACAACTGTCGTTTCAGAGGCGGCAATTGCCGCAGTGACAGATGTGACCAATGCGGATTTCGGCTATGTGGGCACAGGCTCCATCGGTAACAGAATATGGGAAGATACCAATGCGGACGGCGTTCAGGATGGCGGAGAGCCAGGCCTTGGTGGCGTTACAGTCACCCTTTCAGGTGTCGATCTCAACAATGATGGAACCTCGGACACCCTGACAACCGTGACGGCTGCGGACGGAAGCTATTCCTTTGCCGGCCTTCCACCCGGAGATTATACGGTTACGGTTGATTCGACCTCCATGTCCTCGGACTATATCCAGAGCGGGGATCCCGATGCGATAAAAGACAACAGTTCCAGTCATGTTCTGTCCTTGGGTGAGAACTACACGGAAATGAATTTTGGTTACACGAAAACAGGATCCATAGGTGACACAGTCTGGTTTGATGCGGACGGAAACGGTGTTCAGAATGGTAGCGAGCCGGGCTTTTCCGGAGTCAAAGTGACCCTGGTGGGGGATGTAGATCTTGACGGAACTCCGGATACCCTGACAACATACACGGATGCAGACGGGCATTACCTGTTTAATACACTCCCCGTGGGTAACTACTCGATAACGGTGGATACGGCCACTCTTCCTGGCGGCATCAGGCAGACTTTTGATAATGACGGTCTGGCGACAGCAGATACAACGTCAGTTACTCTTGGTTATGATGAGGACAATCAAATAACGGATTTCGGGTATACGGGAACGGGGTCAATCGGCGATCAGCTCTGGATTGACCAGAACCAGAACGGC